A genomic window from Sulfurospirillum multivorans DSM 12446 includes:
- the tlyA gene encoding 23S rRNA (cytidine-2'-O)-methyltransferase TlyA yields the protein MRLDSYLFEKGFAQSRNKAAELIKEGSVWLNGKVERKSSVEIGENDTVDVTKMAQYVSRAGLKLRGFINELGLHVKGLDVLDIGSSTGGFVQVWLEEDVKSVTAVDVGSEQLHPSLKVDSRIILHENSDIRLFKPERTYDMVSCDVSFIGIGALIDVIDTLANCAIIILFKPQFEVGKDVKRSTKGVVKDGSAIMRAHYQFEALAVTLGWTLIDKRESLIKGKEGNVETFYYFKKREC from the coding sequence ATGAGACTGGATAGTTATCTGTTTGAAAAAGGGTTCGCCCAAAGTCGCAATAAAGCGGCGGAATTAATTAAAGAGGGAAGTGTTTGGCTCAACGGCAAAGTAGAGCGTAAGAGCTCTGTGGAGATTGGGGAGAATGACACGGTTGACGTGACAAAAATGGCGCAATATGTCAGTCGTGCGGGGCTTAAACTGCGTGGATTTATCAATGAATTAGGGTTACATGTAAAGGGTCTTGATGTTCTTGACATTGGCAGTAGTACGGGTGGTTTTGTGCAGGTGTGGCTGGAAGAAGATGTCAAAAGTGTAACCGCAGTAGATGTAGGAAGTGAGCAGCTTCACCCCTCATTAAAAGTCGATTCTCGCATTATTTTGCATGAAAATAGCGATATCCGACTTTTTAAGCCTGAACGAACCTACGATATGGTCAGTTGCGATGTTTCGTTTATTGGGATTGGAGCACTTATCGACGTAATCGATACGTTAGCAAATTGTGCTATTATCATCTTGTTTAAGCCCCAATTTGAAGTGGGCAAAGATGTCAAGCGCTCCACTAAAGGAGTCGTTAAAGATGGCTCGGCTATTATGCGCGCACATTATCAGTTTGAGGCACTTGCCGTTACGCTTGGATGGACATTGATCGACAAAAGAGAATCGCTTATAAAAGGAAAAGAGGGGAATGTTGAGACGTTCTACTATTTTAAAAAAAGAGAGTGTTGA
- a CDS encoding helix-turn-helix domain-containing protein: MKTNDIFNLLHNAVESKFLGKKISQREMADKLGVSMRTYQDWKLGNSQPQAASAIFKMLGELDEGDALRLIQRISHELKDEK, from the coding sequence ATGAAAACAAACGATATTTTTAATCTCCTTCATAATGCTGTTGAGTCTAAATTTTTAGGCAAGAAGATTTCTCAGCGTGAGATGGCAGATAAATTGGGTGTATCGATGCGAACGTATCAAGACTGGAAACTTGGTAATTCTCAGCCACAAGCCGCATCCGCTATTTTTAAAATGCTTGGAGAGTTAGATGAAGGCGATGCTCTTCGTCTGATTCAACGCATATCACATGAACTAAAGGATGAAAAATGA
- the rpsO gene encoding 30S ribosomal protein S15 has translation MALGSAEKQVIVSQFGRKEGDTGSPEVQIALLSKRIVDLTGHLQSNKKDHSSRLGLLKLVGQRKRLMKYLKRTDFVTYSKIIKELSIRDNKK, from the coding sequence ATGGCTTTAGGTTCGGCGGAAAAACAAGTAATTGTTAGTCAGTTTGGCAGAAAAGAGGGAGACACAGGTTCTCCAGAGGTACAAATCGCGCTTCTTTCTAAAAGAATTGTTGATTTAACAGGACATCTTCAGAGTAATAAAAAAGATCACTCTTCAAGATTAGGACTTCTTAAACTCGTTGGTCAACGTAAACGATTGATGAAATATCTTAAACGTACAGATTTTGTGACTTACAGCAAAATCATCAAAGAGCTTTCTATTAGAGATAATAAAAAATAG
- a CDS encoding GGDEF domain-containing protein: MNKQLQELTDLTIKEIRNLEIVLPEIYRDIFYSKAKDLGIKLSDIDKEAAMFYALRKIQLIQNETERSASALKENVMNAKIAITNKDNMALQFIEDNMVELETRIASLLEELYIDDLTRLYNRRWLFEKFLKDDHFKSSGHLAFVDLNHFKEVNDQFGHIIGDKVLHVIGKVLMKVPNTTAIRFAGDEFIILSEQHDEDEIHKILHTVNQNLLKTPFKHNTELFYIDFSFGVASFKAKDSFKKVLEEADTKMYNYKKSLK, encoded by the coding sequence ATGAACAAACAACTGCAAGAGCTTACCGATTTAACGATTAAAGAGATACGCAACCTTGAAATTGTTTTGCCTGAAATTTACCGCGACATTTTCTACAGCAAAGCCAAAGATCTTGGCATTAAACTCAGTGACATTGACAAAGAAGCCGCCATGTTCTACGCGCTTCGCAAAATTCAACTGATTCAAAACGAGACCGAGCGCTCAGCCTCAGCGCTCAAAGAAAATGTGATGAATGCCAAAATTGCCATCACCAATAAAGACAATATGGCACTTCAATTTATTGAAGACAATATGGTTGAGTTAGAGACACGCATCGCCTCGTTGCTAGAAGAGCTTTACATTGATGATTTGACGCGCTTGTACAATCGAAGGTGGCTTTTTGAAAAGTTTCTCAAAGACGATCACTTTAAAAGCAGTGGGCATTTAGCCTTTGTCGACCTCAATCACTTTAAGGAGGTCAACGATCAATTTGGTCATATCATTGGCGATAAAGTCTTACATGTTATTGGAAAAGTGCTTATGAAGGTACCCAATACGACAGCGATTCGTTTTGCAGGCGATGAGTTTATCATCTTAAGCGAACAGCATGACGAAGACGAAATACATAAAATTTTACATACAGTCAATCAAAACCTACTCAAAACACCGTTTAAGCATAATACCGAGCTCTTTTACATCGATTTTTCATTTGGTGTAGCCTCTTTTAAAGCCAAAGATAGCTTTAAAAAAGTGCTCGAAGAGGCCGATACGAAGATGTATAACTACAAAAAATCTCTCAAATAG
- the cmoA gene encoding carboxy-S-adenosyl-L-methionine synthase CmoA: protein MDKVFTKPITKQFEFDEDVAVVFDDMLERSIPFYKEVIALTCKTICHHVKEGAHIVDLGCSTANTLLALHKKSDKSYHLLGIDNAEAMLHLARQKVHAYGANIDLEHADITQVELTCKDVIIANYMLQFIRPLQRAEFVAKLYDALNPNGLFIFSEKIVFEDKVLNKEMIDLYYDFKREQGYSDFEIAQKREALENVLIPYTEDENKAMLKNAGFETIEVIFKWGNFATFIAKKKV from the coding sequence ATGGATAAAGTATTTACAAAACCAATTACCAAGCAATTTGAGTTTGACGAGGATGTCGCGGTCGTTTTTGACGACATGTTAGAGCGCTCCATCCCTTTTTACAAAGAGGTCATTGCGCTTACATGTAAAACGATTTGTCATCATGTAAAAGAGGGCGCACACATTGTTGACCTTGGGTGTTCAACTGCCAATACACTGCTGGCTTTGCATAAAAAAAGCGATAAAAGCTATCACCTCTTAGGCATCGATAATGCGGAAGCGATGTTGCATCTTGCCCGCCAAAAGGTGCATGCGTATGGAGCAAATATAGATCTAGAACACGCAGATATCACCCAGGTAGAGCTTACATGTAAAGATGTCATTATTGCCAACTACATGCTCCAATTCATTCGCCCTCTGCAACGTGCTGAATTTGTTGCTAAGCTGTATGATGCGCTCAATCCGAATGGTCTTTTTATTTTTAGTGAGAAGATTGTGTTTGAAGATAAGGTTCTTAATAAAGAGATGATCGATCTCTACTATGATTTTAAACGTGAACAAGGCTACAGTGACTTTGAAATCGCGCAAAAAAGAGAAGCGTTAGAGAATGTTTTGATTCCTTACACCGAAGATGAGAACAAAGCAATGCTGAAAAATGCAGGGTTTGAGACGATCGAAGTTATTTTTAAATGGGGAAATTTCGCGACATTTATCGCTAAAAAAAAGGTGTAG
- a CDS encoding bifunctional riboflavin kinase/FAD synthetase, protein MLRRSTILKKESVDTLAIGSFDGIHVGHRQLINHLGSHGALFVIDKDQANLTPGIKRSEYAGYPCMFFHFLKVKHLSGAEFVNLLKKEFPHLKKIVVGYDFCFGKHRSCTAKDLKTFFDGDVVIVEEFSYQGNSVHSSLIRTYLQEGRLEEANRFLGREYAITGDVVTGQGLGKTELVPTLNLKVLEYLIPHQGVYATRTRIAQTIYDSVSFIGVRESTDGSFSIETHILDATLPQIHGAVELFFVAFLRDNQKFNSLSELKSHIEHDCEEARKYLGTCRVYLRDFL, encoded by the coding sequence ATGTTGAGACGTTCTACTATTTTAAAAAAAGAGAGTGTTGACACCCTTGCCATCGGAAGTTTTGATGGCATTCATGTAGGGCACAGACAGCTTATCAACCATTTAGGATCTCACGGGGCACTTTTTGTCATCGACAAAGACCAAGCAAACCTAACCCCTGGGATTAAGCGTAGCGAATATGCGGGCTATCCGTGTATGTTTTTTCATTTTCTCAAAGTAAAACACCTCAGTGGCGCTGAGTTTGTCAACCTTTTAAAAAAAGAGTTTCCCCATCTTAAAAAGATTGTTGTTGGCTATGATTTTTGTTTTGGAAAACATCGCTCTTGCACGGCGAAAGATCTTAAAACGTTTTTTGATGGTGACGTGGTGATTGTTGAAGAGTTTAGCTACCAAGGCAATTCCGTGCATTCAAGCTTGATTCGCACCTACTTACAAGAGGGGCGTTTAGAAGAGGCGAACCGTTTTTTAGGGCGTGAATATGCCATAACAGGCGATGTTGTCACGGGGCAAGGGCTTGGTAAAACAGAGCTTGTACCAACTCTGAATCTTAAAGTTTTGGAGTATCTCATTCCCCATCAAGGCGTTTATGCGACACGTACGCGCATTGCGCAAACAATTTACGATTCGGTTTCATTTATTGGGGTGAGAGAGAGTACCGATGGGTCATTTTCCATTGAGACGCATATTTTAGACGCGACACTTCCGCAAATTCATGGCGCCGTTGAGCTCTTTTTTGTAGCGTTTTTGCGCGATAATCAAAAATTTAACAGCTTAAGTGAACTTAAATCTCACATTGAACACGATTGCGAGGAAGCTCGAAAATACCTTGGAACCTGTAGAGTCTATTTGAGAGATTTTTTGTAG
- a CDS encoding DHH family phosphoesterase, whose amino-acid sequence MNYTLHHLSHTDLDGYSCQMVSAHYFDSIRFYNSNYGKEINECFNQILATIQSSELQKHVILITDLNLTMDQAKEFESKVSICDKEIMMFVLDHHKTGQECADAFEWYYLDSSRCATKITYDFFSALYGKDEKLSHYVDVVNAVDIWLEDKPEFELGKVCMGLVSGAREVNKIMFPEENSKYIFALLNKAQEYFTCKEAHIALDDAIHGIKKSFFTTSKNDTLSNLVSAYNVILLTQNRDKMQISYKEYKGILTYNIGNVSVIGNDFLTANPDLDFFMDITSKKTISLRSNGKVDVSKMAAHIANGGGHHNASGGLLSNFKDAFIYDTIKSQVMSIITNKG is encoded by the coding sequence ATGAACTACACGTTACACCACCTCTCACACACGGATTTAGATGGCTATAGCTGCCAGATGGTGAGTGCGCACTATTTTGATTCGATCCGATTTTATAACTCCAATTACGGCAAAGAGATCAACGAGTGTTTCAACCAAATTTTAGCCACGATTCAAAGCTCAGAGCTTCAAAAACATGTCATTCTTATCACCGATTTAAACCTTACGATGGATCAAGCCAAAGAGTTTGAATCCAAAGTGAGCATTTGCGACAAAGAGATTATGATGTTTGTACTCGACCATCACAAAACAGGTCAAGAGTGCGCGGATGCTTTTGAGTGGTATTATCTTGATTCAAGCCGTTGTGCTACCAAAATTACGTATGACTTCTTCAGCGCCTTGTATGGTAAAGATGAAAAACTAAGTCATTATGTAGACGTCGTCAATGCCGTCGATATTTGGCTTGAGGATAAACCTGAGTTTGAATTAGGAAAAGTCTGTATGGGGCTTGTCAGTGGCGCTAGAGAGGTCAATAAGATCATGTTCCCTGAAGAGAACAGCAAATACATTTTTGCCCTGCTTAATAAAGCACAAGAGTACTTTACATGTAAAGAGGCACATATCGCTTTAGACGATGCAATACACGGAATTAAAAAGTCATTTTTCACAACCAGCAAAAACGATACACTGAGCAATCTCGTCTCCGCTTATAATGTTATTTTATTGACCCAAAATAGAGACAAAATGCAGATTAGCTACAAAGAGTACAAGGGCATTCTCACCTATAACATCGGTAATGTATCGGTCATTGGCAATGACTTTTTAACGGCAAATCCCGATTTGGACTTCTTTATGGACATCACCTCGAAAAAGACTATCAGCCTGCGTTCCAACGGCAAAGTCGATGTCAGCAAGATGGCAGCACACATTGCCAATGGTGGCGGTCATCACAATGCAAGCGGTGGACTTCTCAGCAATTTCAAAGATGCTTTTATCTATGATACTATCAAATCACAAGTGATGAGCATCATCACCAATAAAGGATAA
- the flhA gene encoding flagellar biosynthesis protein FlhA, translating into MAKNQNALLSRIIPYLEPIVKAKDLTVVVFIVSILAIIIVPLPSAILDFFLVISLSISVLIILISLYIPKPTDLSTFPTLILIITLFRLSLNIATTRMILTNGHLGPDAVSEIVSSFGQFVVGGNYVIGVVVFTILVLINFMVITKGSTRVAEVAARFTLDAMPGKQMAIDADLNAGLIDEKTARKRREEIIQEANFYGAMDGSSKFVKGDAVAGIIITIINIIGGFLIGAFQHGLDLGMSAETYTILTIGDGLVSQLPALITSTATGILITRANKADDVSFSDGAMDQLFGEHKTLLIVGFILVLFALVPGLPTLSLMFVGLIFLGLGYLVKQTNDGSFSFQKFFASTPLAMQKAKQEADTKAQGAQAPKKTPEELRKEEETTLNDILKLEILELDLGYQLIKLADPAQGGDLLDRVKSMRRKIASDFGYLIPQVRIRDNLHLTPNHYQLLLKGIEIGNGEIYPDKFMAMDSGLTIDKVQGIPTKEPAFGLDAIWIEASAKEDAIIKGYTTVDPATVISTHLSELIKKYAEELLTRQEVQSLIDKLQKDYPVVVTDCLKVANVGLIQKVLKALLREKIPIKDLLTIVETISDVAEVTKNVSIIVEQVRAKLSRVITKQYKDDNGVLKLLTFNAGTEQKLLDSLRERDGVRDLVLNIGQINTLVKASSDEASKLLHKGIAPVVIIVDPLLRKPLSDIFEKFGLDIVVLSHAEIDSSSKFEVMGSIEIEKL; encoded by the coding sequence TTGGCTAAAAATCAAAATGCGCTTCTATCAAGGATCATTCCTTATTTAGAGCCTATTGTCAAAGCAAAAGATCTTACAGTTGTTGTTTTTATCGTCTCTATTTTGGCGATTATTATCGTTCCACTTCCCAGTGCTATACTCGATTTTTTCTTGGTTATTTCGCTCTCTATTTCAGTTTTGATCATTCTGATTTCGCTTTATATCCCAAAGCCCACGGATCTTTCAACGTTTCCGACACTTATTTTGATCATCACACTCTTTAGGCTCTCACTGAATATTGCGACCACGAGGATGATTTTGACCAACGGGCATTTAGGACCTGATGCAGTCAGTGAAATTGTCTCTAGTTTTGGACAATTTGTTGTCGGCGGCAATTATGTTATCGGTGTTGTTGTCTTTACGATTCTCGTCTTAATTAACTTTATGGTTATTACCAAAGGTTCCACGAGGGTAGCAGAGGTTGCAGCACGTTTTACACTCGATGCGATGCCGGGTAAACAGATGGCAATTGACGCCGATCTTAATGCAGGTTTGATTGATGAAAAAACCGCGCGTAAACGTCGTGAAGAGATCATTCAAGAAGCAAACTTTTACGGTGCGATGGACGGTTCGAGTAAGTTTGTTAAGGGTGATGCCGTTGCTGGTATCATCATCACGATTATTAACATTATTGGTGGTTTTCTTATTGGTGCATTCCAACACGGGCTTGATCTTGGAATGAGCGCTGAAACCTATACTATTTTGACCATTGGTGATGGTTTGGTTTCGCAACTTCCTGCCTTGATTACGTCTACAGCAACAGGTATTTTGATTACGCGTGCCAATAAAGCAGATGATGTGAGTTTCTCTGATGGTGCGATGGATCAACTCTTTGGTGAGCATAAAACCCTGCTCATCGTAGGCTTCATTTTGGTTCTTTTTGCGCTGGTTCCAGGACTTCCCACACTCTCATTAATGTTTGTTGGACTCATTTTCCTAGGGCTTGGATACCTTGTTAAACAGACCAATGATGGCAGTTTTTCCTTCCAAAAGTTCTTTGCCTCAACCCCTCTTGCGATGCAAAAAGCCAAACAAGAAGCGGACACTAAAGCACAAGGTGCTCAAGCGCCTAAAAAGACGCCTGAAGAGCTACGTAAAGAAGAAGAAACGACCCTTAATGACATTCTTAAACTCGAAATTTTGGAACTTGATTTGGGCTACCAACTCATCAAACTTGCCGATCCTGCACAAGGGGGAGACCTTTTGGATAGGGTTAAGAGCATGCGTCGTAAAATTGCGTCTGATTTTGGTTATTTGATTCCACAAGTGAGGATTCGTGATAATTTACACCTTACGCCCAATCATTACCAACTCTTGCTTAAAGGCATTGAGATCGGCAATGGCGAGATTTATCCTGATAAATTTATGGCGATGGACAGTGGACTTACCATCGATAAAGTCCAAGGTATTCCTACCAAAGAGCCTGCGTTTGGGCTTGATGCCATTTGGATTGAGGCGAGTGCCAAAGAAGATGCGATTATTAAAGGTTACACAACGGTTGATCCAGCCACAGTAATTTCAACGCACCTAAGTGAACTCATTAAAAAATACGCCGAAGAGCTTCTCACACGCCAAGAGGTTCAAAGCCTGATTGATAAACTCCAAAAAGATTATCCTGTCGTGGTGACCGATTGTCTCAAAGTTGCCAATGTGGGGCTCATTCAAAAAGTCCTTAAAGCATTGCTTCGTGAGAAAATTCCGATTAAAGACCTTCTCACCATTGTTGAGACGATCAGCGATGTGGCCGAAGTGACCAAAAATGTCTCGATTATTGTGGAGCAGGTACGGGCCAAACTTTCACGTGTTATTACCAAGCAGTATAAAGACGACAACGGTGTCCTAAAGCTTCTGACCTTTAATGCAGGAACCGAACAAAAGCTTTTAGATTCACTCAGAGAACGCGATGGCGTGCGTGATTTGGTGCTCAACATCGGGCAAATTAACACGCTTGTTAAAGCCAGCAGCGATGAAGCATCCAAACTTCTTCACAAGGGCATTGCACCGGTTGTCATCATCGTTGATCCACTTTTACGCAAACCGCTCTCAGATATTTTTGAGAAATTTGGACTCGACATCGTGGTACTCTCTCACGCAGAGATCGATTCAAGCTCCAAATTTGAAGTGATGGGCTCTATAGAGATTGAAAAACTCTAA